In Flavobacteriales bacterium, one DNA window encodes the following:
- the nadD gene encoding nicotinate (nicotinamide) nucleotide adenylyltransferase, with protein MKTGLFFGSFNPIHIGHMAIAQYMLEHTEIDKIWFMVSPQNPFKTKETLLDQQHRLVLVRIATENDPNLQASNFEFSLPIPSYTVDTLTHLREAYPNEDFALIMGQDNLSSLHKWKNHQSILEHHEVFVYPRPKAKSSALESHPKIHLTHAPMMDISAQFIRKCIQEGKAVNYFLPPRISQYIDEMNFYKK; from the coding sequence ATGAAAACAGGTTTATTTTTCGGCTCATTCAACCCTATACACATAGGGCATATGGCTATTGCCCAATATATGCTGGAGCATACCGAAATTGACAAAATATGGTTTATGGTATCGCCCCAAAACCCTTTCAAAACCAAAGAAACCTTACTCGACCAACAACACCGTTTGGTATTAGTGCGTATAGCTACCGAAAATGATCCTAATCTACAAGCCTCTAATTTTGAGTTTTCTTTACCCATACCCTCTTATACGGTAGATACTTTAACTCACTTGAGAGAAGCCTATCCAAATGAAGATTTTGCACTTATCATGGGGCAAGACAATCTAAGTAGTTTACATAAGTGGAAAAACCACCAATCCATTTTGGAGCATCATGAGGTTTTTGTTTACCCTAGACCTAAAGCTAAAAGTAGTGCCTTAGAAAGTCATCCTAAGATACACCTTACACATGCGCCTATGATGGATATTTCTGCTCAGTTTATCAGAAAATGCATACAAGAGGGCAAGGCAGTCAATTATTTTCTGCCACCTAGGATAAGCCAATATATTGATGAAATGAATTTCTACAAAAAGTAG
- a CDS encoding DUF6427 family protein → MLIKTLKTNRPSAYIAFFVTAVVFFVLDLISVREPSLGSDHPLFSSLASFFLQHPIWSSVLLLAISLLMAMGWNNALSERGVFKNVTILPAFFFVILSSAFSFSSSWICLFIMLFVLNKLMLCFQQDRPYGLLFDSGFLIGLATLINPICILFFVLPYVSTALYTTISWRNLLIPFIGLFSPFLFAWAYGFYFDGLPALSNYYFSFLKWTFPSFEYSLALALWSLLLLLLFFFAIRELIQWLSMKSLRSRKAFFLLFGYSICAFIGIFFVQDSWNHLLFFALPFSVLISNYFIFIHKRWWYESVFILILISTVYLQLAPLFKA, encoded by the coding sequence ATGCTAATAAAAACACTAAAAACAAATCGTCCTTCCGCATATATTGCGTTTTTCGTTACGGCGGTGGTCTTTTTTGTGTTGGATTTGATTAGTGTCCGTGAGCCTTCATTGGGTTCAGACCATCCTCTTTTTTCTTCATTAGCCTCTTTTTTTCTGCAACACCCTATTTGGTCTTCAGTCTTACTTCTTGCAATAAGTTTACTTATGGCTATGGGTTGGAATAACGCCCTTAGTGAAAGAGGTGTTTTCAAAAATGTGACCATATTACCTGCTTTCTTTTTTGTGATATTAAGCTCTGCTTTCTCGTTTTCATCCTCTTGGATATGCCTTTTTATAATGCTTTTTGTCCTCAATAAATTGATGCTCTGTTTTCAACAAGATAGACCCTATGGCTTATTATTTGATAGTGGTTTTCTCATTGGCTTGGCCACACTGATTAATCCTATTTGTATTCTCTTTTTTGTTCTGCCATACGTTTCCACCGCTCTCTACACCACCATCAGTTGGCGTAACTTACTCATTCCTTTTATTGGTTTATTTTCCCCTTTCTTATTCGCTTGGGCTTATGGCTTTTATTTCGATGGCCTACCCGCGCTAAGCAACTACTATTTTTCTTTTTTAAAATGGACATTCCCTAGCTTTGAATATTCCCTAGCTTTAGCCTTATGGTCATTGCTATTATTACTTTTATTCTTCTTCGCTATAAGAGAACTTATTCAGTGGTTGTCGATGAAAAGCTTACGTTCTAGAAAAGCTTTTTTTCTTTTATTTGGGTATTCTATCTGTGCATTTATTGGTATTTTCTTTGTTCAAGACAGCTGGAATCACCTCTTATTTTTTGCTTTGCCTTTTAGCGTTCTGATAAGTAATTATTTCATTTTTATACATAAAAGGTGGTGGTACGAAAGTGTGTTTATCCTTATCTTAATAAGTACTGTATATTTACAACTAGCACCTCTTTTTAAGGCATAA
- a CDS encoding acyl-CoA carboxylase subunit beta, translated as MKDKLKILEEKKAQALVGGGQQRIDAQHAKGKLTARERIHFLMDEGSFEEVGMLVMHRSTNFGLDKQQFLGDGVVTGFGTIEGRLVYVYAQDFTVMGGSLAEAHAEKICKIMDMAMKNGAPIIGLNDSGGARIQEGVVSLGGYADIFYRNTRASGVVPQLSAIMGPCAGGAVYSPALTDFIMMVENTSYMFVTGPNVVKTVTHEEVTAEELGGAATHASKSGVAHFTYANEVELINNLKKLLSYIPQNCEEDAPRVDYKMGHERRVQLNDIIPESPSQPYDIHAAINGIIDADSFHEVHQDYAENIVCGFARLAGRSIGIVANQPAFLAGVLDNHASNKAARFVRFCDAFNIPLLVLEDVPGFLPGTDQEWNGIINNGAKLLYAFSEATVPRITVITRKAYGGAYDVMNSKHIGADLNYAWPTAEIAVMGAKGAAEIIFRKDIKEAKDPQAKWQEKEAEYAELFAHPYNAAARGYVDEVIEPAKTREKLIKAFKMLENKVDNLPKKKHGNIPL; from the coding sequence ATGAAAGACAAACTCAAGATATTAGAAGAAAAAAAGGCTCAAGCCTTAGTGGGTGGCGGACAACAACGTATAGACGCCCAACACGCTAAAGGTAAGCTGACCGCCAGAGAGCGTATTCACTTTTTAATGGACGAAGGTTCTTTTGAAGAGGTGGGTATGTTGGTGATGCACCGTTCTACTAATTTCGGCTTAGACAAACAGCAGTTTTTAGGCGATGGAGTCGTTACGGGTTTCGGCACTATTGAGGGTCGCTTGGTGTACGTATATGCTCAAGACTTTACCGTTATGGGCGGTTCTTTGGCAGAAGCCCATGCCGAGAAGATTTGTAAAATTATGGATATGGCCATGAAAAATGGCGCACCTATTATTGGCTTGAACGATAGTGGCGGTGCACGTATTCAAGAGGGTGTAGTTTCTTTGGGTGGTTATGCCGACATCTTTTATCGCAATACACGAGCAAGTGGAGTCGTGCCACAGCTTTCGGCTATTATGGGGCCTTGTGCTGGTGGAGCAGTCTATTCGCCTGCCCTTACCGACTTTATTATGATGGTAGAAAACACCTCGTATATGTTTGTTACTGGACCTAATGTCGTTAAAACAGTTACCCACGAAGAAGTGACTGCCGAAGAACTGGGCGGTGCAGCTACCCACGCTTCTAAATCTGGAGTAGCACATTTTACTTATGCCAATGAGGTGGAACTGATAAATAACCTCAAAAAGTTGTTAAGCTATATTCCCCAAAATTGTGAGGAAGATGCGCCAAGGGTAGATTACAAAATGGGCCATGAAAGACGCGTCCAACTGAATGATATCATTCCAGAAAGTCCTAGTCAGCCCTACGATATCCATGCGGCTATAAACGGTATTATCGATGCCGATTCCTTTCACGAGGTACACCAAGACTATGCCGAAAACATCGTCTGTGGCTTCGCTCGATTGGCTGGTCGTTCCATAGGTATTGTGGCGAATCAACCGGCCTTTTTAGCTGGGGTATTGGACAATCACGCCTCTAACAAAGCCGCTCGATTTGTGCGCTTTTGCGATGCCTTTAATATTCCTTTGTTGGTGTTGGAAGATGTGCCCGGCTTCTTGCCTGGCACTGATCAAGAATGGAACGGTATAATCAATAACGGCGCAAAGTTGTTATATGCTTTTAGCGAAGCTACAGTGCCACGTATAACGGTCATTACCAGAAAAGCCTATGGTGGTGCCTACGATGTGATGAACTCTAAGCATATTGGCGCCGACCTCAATTACGCTTGGCCTACGGCAGAAATAGCAGTAATGGGAGCAAAGGGAGCAGCCGAGATTATTTTTAGAAAAGATATCAAAGAGGCTAAAGACCCTCAAGCCAAATGGCAAGAGAAAGAGGCTGAATATGCCGAGCTTTTTGCTCATCCATACAACGCTGCTGCTCGAGGTTATGTCGATGAGGTTATAGAGCCTGCCAAAACACGAGAAAAGCTTATAAAGGCTTTCAAGATGTTAGAAAATAAGGTAGATAACCTACCTAAAAAGAAACACGGAAATATTCCATTATAA
- the purD gene encoding phosphoribosylamine--glycine ligase, which produces MNVLVLGSGGREHALSWKIAQSSLCEKLFIAPGNAGTSEVGENVNIGVTDFTSIKTFVIENEIDMLVVGPEDPLVKGIYDFFKNDIALSEVCVIGPSKEGAQLEGSKEYSKQFMQRHDIPTAAYDSFTKDNLNDGFDFLETLEPPYVLKADGLAAGKGVLIIDNLYEAKKELKAMLADAKFGDASSKVVIEEFLDGIELSVFVLTDGKNYKILPSAKDYKRIGEGDTGLNTGGMGAISPVPFADKFFIERVEDRIIKPTIKGLQDEGIEYKGFIFIGLMNVNGDPKVIEYNVRMGDPETEVVIPRIKSDLLNLFKGISKGTFGEQDFYVDEDVATTVMLVSGGYPEHYEKGKSIQGLEEVENSLVFHAGTRQENNKVMTNGGRVMAITSFGRTMEDALIKSFDNAEKVQFDGKYYRKDIGFDLKEEKV; this is translated from the coding sequence ATGAATGTATTAGTATTAGGTTCTGGAGGCAGAGAACATGCCCTTAGCTGGAAAATTGCGCAAAGCAGTTTGTGCGAAAAATTATTTATTGCCCCGGGTAACGCCGGAACATCTGAAGTCGGTGAAAATGTAAACATCGGCGTAACGGATTTTACATCTATTAAAACCTTTGTCATAGAAAACGAAATTGATATGCTAGTCGTTGGACCTGAAGACCCCCTAGTTAAAGGTATTTACGATTTTTTCAAAAACGATATTGCGCTTAGTGAAGTTTGCGTTATTGGGCCGTCTAAGGAAGGAGCACAACTGGAAGGCAGCAAAGAATACTCTAAGCAGTTTATGCAACGTCACGATATACCTACTGCCGCCTACGATAGTTTTACCAAAGATAATTTGAATGATGGTTTTGATTTTTTAGAAACTCTTGAACCGCCTTATGTATTGAAAGCCGATGGCTTGGCGGCAGGTAAAGGGGTGTTGATTATCGACAACTTGTATGAAGCAAAAAAAGAACTCAAAGCCATGTTGGCAGACGCTAAGTTTGGCGACGCGAGTTCTAAAGTGGTTATCGAAGAATTTTTAGACGGTATCGAGCTATCTGTATTTGTGCTAACAGACGGCAAAAACTATAAGATATTGCCATCTGCCAAAGACTACAAACGCATTGGCGAGGGCGATACAGGACTGAATACGGGAGGTATGGGAGCTATTTCTCCAGTACCTTTTGCCGATAAGTTTTTTATAGAACGTGTAGAAGATAGAATCATTAAGCCCACCATCAAAGGACTACAAGATGAAGGCATAGAATACAAGGGATTTATCTTCATCGGTCTAATGAACGTTAATGGCGACCCTAAAGTGATAGAATATAATGTGCGTATGGGTGATCCTGAAACGGAAGTAGTAATACCTCGTATCAAATCGGATTTGCTTAATCTTTTTAAAGGGATTTCTAAAGGGACTTTTGGAGAACAAGATTTTTATGTGGATGAAGACGTGGCAACAACTGTTATGCTAGTGTCTGGTGGCTATCCTGAACATTATGAAAAAGGTAAATCTATTCAAGGATTAGAAGAGGTAGAAAATAGTTTAGTCTTTCATGCTGGCACACGCCAAGAGAATAATAAAGTAATGACTAATGGTGGTCGAGTAATGGCTATTACTTCTTTCGGAAGAACAATGGAAGATGCATTAATCAAGTCGTTCGATAATGCTGAAAAAGTGCAATTCGATGGCAAGTATTACCGTAAGGATATTGGTTTTGACTTAAAAGAAGAGAAGGTTTAG
- the purQ gene encoding phosphoribosylformylglycinamidine synthase subunit PurQ: MKFGVVVFPGSNCDKDMIYVLETLYKQEVVSLWHKDTDLQNCDFIILPGGFSYGDYLRSGAIARFSPIMEKVIEFANKGGYVMGVCNGFQILCESGLLPGALLHNNSHKFICKNVYLSTVNNTTCITDSIIREEPLCIPIAHGEGRYFADADTLKQLNDNDQVLFRYCDSNGNITDDSNPNGAVENIAGICNAGRNVFGMMPHPERASDLELGNNDGGYIFQSIISVLELA, encoded by the coding sequence ATGAAATTTGGCGTAGTCGTATTCCCCGGTTCCAATTGTGATAAAGACATGATCTATGTTTTAGAAACGCTTTATAAACAAGAAGTAGTCAGCCTTTGGCACAAAGACACCGACCTTCAAAACTGTGATTTTATCATCTTGCCCGGCGGGTTTTCTTATGGCGATTATTTGCGATCGGGAGCTATTGCTCGTTTCTCTCCCATAATGGAAAAAGTCATAGAATTTGCCAACAAAGGCGGCTATGTGATGGGTGTATGTAACGGCTTCCAAATCCTTTGCGAATCGGGCTTATTGCCAGGCGCATTATTACACAACAACAGTCACAAATTCATTTGCAAAAATGTTTATTTATCCACTGTGAATAACACCACATGTATTACCGACAGCATCATTAGAGAAGAGCCACTTTGCATTCCTATTGCTCACGGCGAGGGACGTTATTTTGCCGATGCGGACACCTTGAAACAACTCAACGATAACGATCAAGTGTTATTCAGATATTGTGATTCCAATGGGAACATTACAGACGATAGCAACCCTAATGGTGCAGTAGAGAATATTGCAGGTATTTGCAACGCTGGCCGTAATGTATTTGGTATGATGCCCCACCCCGAACGAGCTTCTGATTTGGAGTTAGGTAACAACGATGGCGGCTATATCTTCCAAAGTATAATTTCAGTTCTTGAACTGGCCTAA